One Vibrio neonatus genomic window carries:
- the pepA gene encoding leucyl aminopeptidase, giving the protein MEFSVKSGSPEKQRSACIVVGVFEPRRLSPVAEQLDKISDGYLSSLLRRGDLEGKPGQMLLLHQVPGVLSERVLLVGCGKERELGERQYKEIIQKTISTLNETGSMEAVCFLTELHVKGRDTYWKVRQAVEATNDGLYTFDQFKSNKPETRRPLRKLVFNVPTRRELNIGEQAINHGLAVASGVSASKDLGNMPPNVANPAYLASQARRLADDYEKVTTKIIGEQEMEKLGMTSYLAVGRGSHNESMMSVIEYKGNPDASAKPIVLVGKGLTFDSGGISLKPGDGMDEMKYDMCGAASVFGTMKALAQLNLPINVVGILAGCENMPGSNAYRPGDILTTMSGQTVEVLNTDAEGRLVLCDALTYVERFEPDCVVDVATLTGACVIALGHHISGVLSNHNPLSHELVNASEQSGDRAWRLPMADEYQEQIASPFADMANIGGRPAGTITAGCFLSRFTKKYNWAHLDIAGTAWKSGQAKGSTGRPVSLLVQFLLNRSGQEAVES; this is encoded by the coding sequence ATGGAGTTCAGCGTAAAAAGTGGTAGCCCAGAGAAGCAACGCAGTGCTTGTATTGTTGTTGGGGTGTTCGAGCCACGTCGTCTTTCACCAGTTGCAGAGCAACTAGATAAAATCAGTGACGGATACCTAAGCTCCCTACTGCGCAGAGGCGATTTAGAGGGTAAACCAGGGCAGATGTTGTTGTTACATCAAGTACCTGGTGTGCTTTCTGAGCGCGTTTTGCTAGTAGGTTGTGGCAAAGAGCGAGAGCTTGGTGAACGTCAATACAAAGAAATCATCCAAAAGACCATTAGCACGTTAAACGAAACGGGCTCAATGGAAGCGGTCTGTTTCCTAACAGAACTGCATGTAAAAGGTCGCGATACTTATTGGAAAGTGCGTCAAGCTGTAGAAGCAACGAACGACGGTCTGTACACTTTCGACCAATTTAAGAGCAATAAGCCAGAAACACGTCGCCCATTACGCAAGTTAGTGTTCAACGTACCAACGCGTCGTGAACTGAACATTGGCGAACAAGCGATCAATCATGGTTTAGCGGTTGCATCAGGTGTTTCAGCGTCAAAAGACCTAGGCAACATGCCACCGAATGTGGCAAATCCAGCATACCTTGCTTCTCAAGCGCGCCGTTTGGCTGATGACTATGAGAAAGTCACCACTAAAATCATCGGTGAGCAAGAGATGGAAAAACTGGGTATGACTTCATACCTTGCTGTAGGCCGTGGTTCACACAACGAATCCATGATGTCTGTGATTGAATATAAAGGCAATCCAGACGCAAGCGCTAAACCTATTGTGCTTGTTGGTAAAGGCTTAACCTTTGATTCAGGCGGTATTTCACTAAAACCAGGCGATGGCATGGATGAAATGAAATACGACATGTGTGGCGCGGCAAGTGTGTTCGGCACTATGAAAGCCTTGGCACAATTGAATCTGCCAATCAATGTGGTGGGGATTCTGGCTGGCTGTGAAAACATGCCAGGCAGCAATGCTTATCGCCCAGGTGACATTCTAACGACGATGTCAGGACAAACAGTAGAAGTATTAAATACCGATGCTGAAGGTCGCCTAGTTTTGTGTGATGCTCTAACTTACGTTGAGCGTTTTGAACCCGATTGTGTAGTCGATGTGGCAACGCTAACTGGCGCGTGTGTGATTGCACTTGGTCACCATATCAGTGGCGTTCTATCAAATCACAACCCGCTTTCTCATGAGCTAGTAAACGCTTCTGAGCAATCGGGAGATCGCGCTTGGCGTCTACCAATGGCCGATGAGTACCAAGAACAAATCGCCAGCCCATTTGCTGATATGGCAAATATTGGCGGTCGCCCTGCAGGTACTATCACCGCAGGTTGTTTCCTGTCTCGCTTTACCAAAAAGTATAACTGGGCTCACCTAGATATCGCCGGTACAGCATGGAAATCAGGTCAAGCTAAAGGCTCAACAGGCCGCCCTGTTTCACTATTGGTTCAGTTCTTACTTAACCGTAGCGGACAAGAAGCGGTAGAGTCTTAA
- the lptG gene encoding LPS export ABC transporter permease LptG, which translates to MFKILDLYIGRTIIATSSICLVTLVGLSGIIKYVEQLRKVGRGTYDLLHALYFVLLSVPRDIEMFFPMAALLGALIALGTLATSSELTVMQAAGYSKVNIGMSVLKTAVPLMLMVMLLGEWGAPQAQKMARDLRTASISGGHMVSTRSGVWAKDGDDFIYIGRVNDDKLQAVNIWEYDQNKELIRSMFAKDANYIGDKTWKLNQVTTTLYTNETQVSKEKEASLNWQTTLVPERLEIVTVKPEELSLTGLYSYVTYLKDSEQDASRYDLAFWRKITQPLSIAVMMMLALSFVFGPLRSVTMGARILSGVIAGFTFYISSEFFGPLSVVYQVPPMWGAIAPSIAFMLVAIILLRRKL; encoded by the coding sequence GTGTTTAAGATTCTAGATTTATACATAGGCAGAACTATCATTGCGACCTCTAGCATATGTTTAGTTACCCTAGTTGGCCTATCTGGCATTATCAAATATGTTGAGCAGTTACGAAAAGTAGGGCGCGGCACGTACGATCTGTTGCACGCACTGTATTTTGTTCTTCTGAGTGTGCCTCGTGATATCGAAATGTTCTTCCCTATGGCTGCGTTGCTAGGAGCCTTGATTGCTTTAGGCACATTAGCAACCAGTTCAGAGCTGACAGTTATGCAAGCGGCGGGCTATTCCAAAGTTAATATTGGTATGTCAGTGCTTAAAACCGCAGTGCCACTGATGTTGATGGTTATGCTATTGGGCGAATGGGGTGCACCACAAGCGCAAAAAATGGCACGAGACCTTCGTACCGCCTCTATTTCTGGGGGGCATATGGTATCCACTCGCTCAGGCGTTTGGGCAAAAGATGGTGATGACTTTATCTATATTGGCCGAGTGAATGACGACAAGCTTCAGGCGGTCAATATCTGGGAGTATGACCAGAATAAAGAGCTGATCAGAAGTATGTTTGCCAAAGATGCTAACTATATTGGCGATAAAACGTGGAAACTTAACCAAGTGACCACCACGCTTTACACCAACGAAACTCAGGTGAGTAAAGAGAAAGAAGCCAGTTTAAATTGGCAAACCACCTTAGTGCCAGAGCGGCTTGAGATAGTCACGGTTAAGCCCGAGGAGCTCTCTTTAACCGGCTTATACAGTTACGTCACCTATCTGAAAGACTCAGAACAAGATGCCTCACGCTATGATTTAGCCTTCTGGCGTAAGATCACTCAGCCATTGTCTATCGCTGTAATGATGATGTTGGCACTGTCGTTTGTCTTTGGCCCATTGCGTAGTGTTACTATGGGGGCAAGGATACTGTCTGGGGTCATTGCCGGCTTCACGTTTTATATTTCATCGGAGTTTTTTGGCCCGCTGAGCGTGGTGTATCAAGTGCCACCTATGTGGGGGGCCATCGCGCCAAGTATCGCCTTTATGTTAGTGGCGATTATCTTGTTGCGGCGTAAGTTGTAA
- a CDS encoding DUF2061 domain-containing protein, which produces MKKTMSFATLHFFIAFSVAYIITGDVIIGSLIAMIEPSVNTVAFYFHEKVWNSVPYLKAKQAFSRIKTASFAVVHFSVAFTVVYLISGDALAGGLLALIEPSINTCAYYFHERVWTKYFAKQPSATLSHA; this is translated from the coding sequence ATGAAAAAAACAATGAGCTTTGCAACCCTACACTTCTTTATCGCGTTCAGTGTGGCATACATTATTACAGGTGATGTGATTATCGGTAGCTTGATAGCGATGATTGAACCTAGCGTAAACACTGTGGCATTTTACTTCCACGAAAAAGTATGGAATTCGGTTCCATACCTAAAAGCAAAACAAGCATTTTCTCGCATCAAAACTGCCAGCTTTGCAGTGGTACACTTTAGCGTTGCGTTTACGGTTGTGTACCTAATTTCTGGTGATGCACTTGCCGGTGGTTTGCTAGCACTGATTGAACCATCAATTAACACCTGTGCTTACTACTTCCATGAGCGTGTATGGACAAAGTACTTTGCCAAGCAACCTAGCGCTACTCTAAGCCATGCATAA
- the lptF gene encoding LPS export ABC transporter permease LptF, with protein sequence MIIVRYLIRETIKSQLAIFFVLFLIFLSQRFISVLADASNGDIPARLIMTVVGLNMPAMGLLMLPLSLYIGILLTFGRLYAESEITVMNATGIGNKFLIQAALYLALITSGIAAFNSLYFAPWSQDKEAQIMDKLAAETSVELLQKGQFQSTPDGSAVVFIDDLKDKKLTNVFVAQTVGEGSIRPSVAFADSGEAKELSDGRQILTLYNGTRYEGIPTQLDYMKTNFDEYDALIGQREVKPKGRDFEAIPTIQLFNNPDPKAKAELHWRISLIICIPLLTLVVIPLSAVNPRQGRFAKMGPAILFYLAYFMAISAAKSAIEEGKISDVVGMWPMNISLLVVGIVLNSIDSLPVRRWKDKIRQKRAS encoded by the coding sequence GTGATTATTGTTAGATATTTGATCCGCGAGACAATCAAGAGTCAGCTGGCCATCTTTTTCGTACTGTTTTTAATCTTTCTAAGCCAAAGGTTTATCAGTGTGTTGGCCGATGCCTCAAATGGCGACATTCCCGCCAGACTTATTATGACTGTAGTTGGTCTAAACATGCCCGCCATGGGCTTGTTGATGCTACCACTGAGTCTATATATAGGTATTTTACTTACTTTCGGACGTTTATATGCTGAAAGTGAGATTACAGTAATGAATGCAACTGGGATCGGAAATAAATTTCTGATTCAGGCTGCGTTGTACCTTGCACTTATCACTTCTGGTATTGCTGCATTCAACTCATTGTACTTTGCGCCTTGGTCTCAAGATAAAGAAGCGCAGATAATGGATAAGTTGGCCGCAGAGACTAGTGTAGAGTTATTGCAAAAAGGTCAATTCCAAAGCACGCCAGACGGCAGTGCGGTGGTCTTTATTGACGATTTAAAAGACAAAAAATTAACCAATGTATTTGTTGCGCAAACAGTGGGTGAAGGTTCAATTCGTCCAAGTGTGGCGTTTGCAGATTCTGGAGAAGCAAAAGAGTTATCTGATGGTCGTCAGATTTTAACTCTGTATAACGGTACCCGCTATGAAGGGATTCCGACTCAGCTGGATTATATGAAGACCAATTTTGATGAGTATGATGCACTCATCGGTCAGCGAGAAGTGAAACCTAAAGGTCGAGACTTTGAGGCAATTCCAACTATTCAGCTGTTTAATAACCCAGATCCAAAAGCGAAAGCAGAGCTACATTGGCGCATCAGCTTAATTATCTGTATTCCATTATTAACCTTGGTGGTTATCCCATTGTCTGCGGTAAACCCAAGGCAAGGGCGCTTTGCTAAAATGGGACCTGCCATCTTGTTTTATTTGGCATACTTTATGGCAATCAGTGCCGCGAAATCTGCGATAGAAGAGGGTAAAATCTCCGATGTTGTGGGGATGTGGCCAATGAACATAAGTTTGCTCGTGGTTGGCATTGTCTTAAACTCAATAGACAGTCTGCCAGTGCGACGTTGGAAAGATAAGATTCGCCAGAAGAGGGCTTCTTAA
- the rraB gene encoding ribonuclease E inhibitor RraB, with product MSQVEEYLSVEELIEFQKEETRDIIAALLEDGSEPDALYEIEHHLFAENFETLEKAVVEAFKMGFEVLEAEESEDEEGNKLLCCDATMTCTLDPELIDMQAEKLINLAEKYDIIYDGWGTYYEGEDALPFDDEDDEEE from the coding sequence ATGTCACAAGTGGAAGAGTATCTATCAGTCGAAGAACTTATCGAATTTCAGAAAGAAGAGACGCGTGACATTATCGCCGCTCTGCTTGAAGACGGTAGTGAACCTGATGCTTTGTATGAAATTGAACATCACCTTTTTGCTGAGAATTTTGAAACTTTAGAAAAAGCGGTTGTGGAAGCTTTCAAAATGGGTTTTGAGGTTCTAGAAGCTGAAGAGTCAGAAGATGAAGAAGGCAACAAGCTATTGTGCTGCGATGCAACTATGACTTGTACTTTAGATCCTGAGCTGATTGATATGCAGGCTGAAAAGTTGATCAATCTTGCTGAAAAATACGACATTATTTACGATGGCTGGGGCACTTACTACGAAGGTGAAGACGCTCTACCGTTTGATGACGAAGACGACGAGGAAGAATAA
- a CDS encoding valine--tRNA ligase → MEKTYNPQSIEQDLYQTWEEKGYFKPHGDTTKESYSIMIPPPNVTGSLHMGHAFQDTIMDTLIRAERMKGKNTLWQVGTDHAGIATQMVVERKIAAEENKTKHDYGREAFIDKIWEWKGESGGTITKQLRRLGASVDWDRERFTMDDGLSAATQEVFVRLYEEDLIYRGKRLVNWDPKLHTAISDLEVENKDKKGHMWHFRYPLADGVKTADGKDYIVVATTRPETMLGDTGVAVNPEDPRYKDLIGKNILLPLVNRLIPIVGDEHADMEKGTGCVKITPAHDFNDYEVGKRHSLPMINILTFNADIRNAAEVFTTNGEESDVYATDLPEKYHGMERFAARKEIVADFDALGLLDEIKDHDLTVPYGDRGGVVIEPMLTDQWYVRTAPLAEPAVKAVEDGEIQFVPKQYENMYFAWMRDVQDWCISRQLWWGHRIPAWYDNDGKVYVGRSEEEVREKHNLAPVVVLNQDNDVLDTWFSSALWTFGTQGWPEDTEALKTFHPSEVLVSGFDIIFFWVARMIMMTMHFVKDEDGKPQVPFKTVYMTGLIRDENGDKMSKSKGNVLDPIDMIDGIDLESLVTKRTGNMMQPQLAKKIEKNTRKTFEDGIEPYGTDALRFTLAAMASTGRDINWDMKRLEGYRNFCNKLWNASRYVLMNTEDQDCGFAADAELEYSLADKWIESQFELAAKEFNAHLDTYRLDMAANTLYEFIWNQFCDWYLELTKPVLWKGSEAQQRATRRTLITVLEKTLRLAHPVLPYITETIWQSVKPLVEGVDGETIMTQPLPQYDAANFNQQALDDIEWVKVFITSIRNLRAEYDIAPSKPLDVMIKSADDNDAARLEANKAVLMSLAKLENITLLEDGAETPACATSLVGKSELMIPMAGLIDKDAELNRLAGEIKKTEGEIKRIEGKLNNQGFVAKAPEAVVAKEREKLDGYKETLAKLAEQKATIAAL, encoded by the coding sequence ATGGAAAAGACATATAACCCACAATCTATCGAACAAGATCTGTATCAGACTTGGGAAGAAAAAGGCTACTTTAAGCCACACGGTGACACCACGAAAGAATCATATTCCATCATGATCCCGCCGCCGAATGTCACAGGTAGCTTACACATGGGACATGCATTCCAAGATACCATCATGGATACGCTGATCCGTGCTGAACGTATGAAGGGCAAAAACACCCTTTGGCAAGTGGGTACCGACCACGCCGGTATCGCAACCCAAATGGTTGTTGAGCGCAAGATTGCCGCAGAAGAAAACAAAACTAAGCACGATTACGGCCGTGAAGCTTTCATTGATAAAATCTGGGAGTGGAAAGGCGAATCAGGCGGTACTATCACTAAACAGCTTCGTCGTCTTGGCGCATCTGTGGATTGGGATCGTGAGCGCTTTACTATGGATGACGGCCTATCAGCTGCCACTCAAGAAGTGTTTGTACGTTTGTACGAAGAAGACCTTATTTACCGTGGCAAACGCCTAGTAAACTGGGATCCAAAACTGCACACTGCGATTTCTGATCTAGAAGTAGAAAACAAAGATAAAAAAGGCCACATGTGGCACTTCCGCTACCCTCTTGCTGACGGCGTAAAAACCGCTGACGGTAAAGATTACATCGTAGTGGCAACCACTCGTCCAGAAACCATGCTTGGTGATACTGGCGTAGCGGTAAACCCAGAAGATCCTCGTTACAAAGATCTTATCGGTAAAAACATCCTATTGCCTCTCGTTAACCGCTTGATCCCTATCGTAGGTGATGAACACGCGGATATGGAAAAAGGCACAGGTTGTGTGAAAATCACGCCAGCGCATGACTTTAACGATTACGAAGTTGGTAAACGTCATAGCCTACCAATGATCAACATCCTAACCTTCAACGCTGACATTCGTAATGCAGCAGAAGTATTCACGACTAACGGTGAAGAAAGCGATGTATACGCCACTGACCTACCTGAGAAATATCACGGTATGGAACGTTTTGCGGCGCGTAAAGAAATCGTTGCTGATTTTGATGCGCTAGGTCTGCTTGATGAAATCAAAGATCACGACCTAACCGTACCTTACGGTGACCGTGGTGGCGTAGTAATCGAACCTATGCTGACTGACCAATGGTATGTGCGCACAGCACCTCTAGCGGAGCCTGCTGTAAAAGCGGTTGAAGACGGCGAAATTCAATTTGTACCTAAGCAGTACGAAAACATGTACTTTGCTTGGATGCGCGACGTTCAAGATTGGTGTATCTCTCGTCAACTTTGGTGGGGCCATCGCATCCCAGCATGGTATGACAACGACGGCAAAGTGTATGTTGGCCGCAGTGAAGAAGAAGTACGTGAGAAACATAACCTTGCTCCAGTAGTTGTTCTTAACCAAGACAACGACGTATTGGATACTTGGTTCTCTTCTGCTTTATGGACGTTTGGTACACAAGGCTGGCCAGAAGACACAGAAGCACTGAAAACATTCCACCCATCAGAAGTTCTAGTATCTGGTTTTGATATTATCTTCTTCTGGGTTGCTCGTATGATCATGATGACCATGCACTTCGTGAAAGACGAAGACGGCAAACCACAAGTACCATTTAAAACGGTTTACATGACGGGTCTAATCCGTGATGAAAACGGCGATAAAATGTCTAAGTCGAAAGGTAACGTACTTGATCCTATCGATATGATCGATGGTATTGATCTTGAGTCACTAGTGACTAAACGTACTGGCAACATGATGCAGCCGCAACTGGCGAAGAAAATCGAGAAGAACACTCGTAAAACCTTCGAAGATGGTATCGAACCATACGGTACGGACGCATTGCGCTTTACTCTAGCGGCAATGGCATCAACTGGTCGTGACATCAACTGGGACATGAAACGCCTAGAAGGTTACCGCAACTTCTGTAACAAACTATGGAACGCCAGCCGTTACGTACTAATGAACACAGAAGATCAAGATTGCGGTTTTGCCGCTGATGCCGAGCTAGAATACTCACTCGCTGACAAATGGATTGAATCTCAGTTTGAATTAGCCGCTAAAGAGTTTAACGCTCACCTAGACACTTACCGTCTAGATATGGCAGCCAATACTCTGTATGAATTCATCTGGAACCAATTCTGTGACTGGTACTTAGAACTGACTAAACCGGTTCTTTGGAAAGGCAGTGAAGCGCAACAGCGCGCGACTCGTCGTACTCTGATCACTGTTCTTGAGAAGACGCTACGTCTTGCTCACCCTGTGCTTCCATACATCACAGAAACCATCTGGCAGAGCGTGAAACCTCTAGTAGAAGGCGTTGATGGCGAAACCATCATGACTCAGCCTCTACCTCAGTACGACGCAGCAAACTTTAACCAACAAGCTCTTGATGATATCGAGTGGGTTAAAGTGTTCATCACTAGCATTCGTAACCTACGTGCAGAATATGACATCGCCCCTAGCAAGCCATTAGATGTCATGATCAAATCGGCAGACGATAACGATGCCGCTCGTCTAGAAGCGAACAAAGCCGTGCTAATGTCTCTAGCAAAACTTGAGAACATTACCTTGCTAGAAGACGGCGCTGAGACTCCAGCTTGTGCAACCTCACTTGTTGGCAAGTCTGAGCTAATGATTCCAATGGCAGGTCTGATTGACAAAGACGCTGAGCTAAACCGTTTAGCTGGCGAAATCAAGAAAACTGAAGGCGAGATCAAGCGTATCGAAGGCAAGCTAAACAACCAAGGTTTTGTAGCGAAAGCACCAGAAGCCGTGGTTGCCAAAGAGCGTGAAAAGCTAGATGGATACAAAGAAACATTAGCTAAACTTGCAGAGCAAAAAGCAACAATTGCCGCTCTATAA
- a CDS encoding RDD family protein, with protein MNSQNTLPKAGLMRRLSAWLYDAFIIIAIEMMAAGLVVAIFEALVAAGMMDYGQYIDASDYLTRHPLWSVLFTLYLATVWIGFFVFFWTRAGQTIGMRAWKLRVQNNDGSLISVTQACIRVATSAFGLSNLSVPLDNQKRGFHDVWAKTEVVVLPKV; from the coding sequence ATGAACTCACAAAATACCTTACCTAAAGCGGGTTTGATGCGACGTTTAAGTGCTTGGCTTTATGATGCATTTATCATTATCGCGATTGAAATGATGGCCGCTGGGCTTGTTGTCGCCATCTTTGAGGCTCTAGTGGCGGCAGGTATGATGGACTATGGTCAATATATTGATGCTAGTGATTACCTCACTCGTCATCCGCTGTGGAGTGTGTTGTTTACCTTGTACTTAGCGACGGTTTGGATTGGCTTTTTTGTGTTTTTCTGGACAAGAGCTGGGCAGACTATTGGGATGCGAGCTTGGAAACTGCGAGTACAAAATAACGATGGTTCGCTCATCAGTGTCACTCAGGCTTGTATTCGCGTTGCAACTTCGGCGTTTGGTCTAAGTAACCTATCTGTTCCACTGGATAACCAAAAACGTGGTTTCCATGATGTGTGGGCAAAAACCGAAGTCGTGGTACTGCCAAAAGTATAA
- the pyrB gene encoding aspartate carbamoyltransferase, with translation MQNTLFKKHIISIPELNREELELIVQTAGRLKSDPMPTLLQNKVIASCFFEPSTRTRLSFETAIQRIGGSVIGFDNAGNTSLAKKGETLADSVQVISTYIDAFVMRHPQEGAARLASEFSNGVPVINAGDGSNQHPTQTLLDLFSIYETQGRLDNINIAFVGDLKYGRTVHSLTQALAKFNNVRFYFIAPEALAMPDYICEELDDAGIQYSLHTDMESVIPELDILYMTRVQKERFDDSEYAHIKSAYILTASLLTNARENLKVLHPLPRVDEITVDVDKTPHAYYFSQAENGVYAREALLALVLNQTL, from the coding sequence ATGCAAAACACGCTTTTCAAAAAGCACATCATCTCCATTCCTGAGCTAAACCGTGAAGAGCTTGAACTGATTGTTCAGACGGCAGGAAGATTAAAATCAGACCCTATGCCGACACTGCTACAGAATAAGGTGATTGCGAGTTGCTTTTTTGAGCCATCAACCCGAACACGTCTCTCTTTTGAAACCGCAATTCAACGCATTGGCGGTAGTGTGATTGGTTTTGATAATGCAGGTAATACATCCCTAGCGAAAAAAGGGGAAACATTGGCCGACTCAGTACAGGTTATCTCAACCTATATTGATGCCTTTGTTATGCGCCATCCACAAGAAGGCGCTGCGCGACTTGCGTCTGAGTTTTCTAATGGTGTGCCAGTGATTAATGCGGGTGACGGTTCAAACCAACACCCAACACAAACCTTGCTTGATTTATTCTCTATTTACGAAACTCAAGGTCGTTTAGACAACATCAACATCGCATTTGTGGGTGACCTTAAATACGGTCGTACCGTGCACTCACTAACGCAAGCATTGGCTAAATTTAACAATGTGCGCTTCTATTTCATCGCCCCTGAAGCGCTTGCGATGCCAGATTACATCTGCGAAGAGTTAGATGATGCAGGTATCCAATACAGCTTACATACGGATATGGAAAGCGTGATTCCTGAGCTGGATATTTTGTACATGACTCGCGTACAAAAAGAGCGTTTCGATGATTCAGAATATGCACACATTAAATCAGCATACATCCTAACCGCGTCACTGCTTACCAATGCTCGTGAAAATCTAAAAGTGCTGCACCCATTGCCGCGTGTTGATGAAATCACGGTAGATGTCGATAAAACGCCGCATGCCTACTATTTCTCTCAAGCAGAAAATGGCGTCTACGCTCGTGAAGCCTTATTGGCTCTTGTCCTAAACCAAACCCTGTAA
- a CDS encoding DNA polymerase III subunit chi, with product MSIATFYLIEPNSAVDSKLGFQQYVCYLIRHFTRQGARIYLNTQDKPQAQQWDDVLFQLDNADFIAHNLSGEGPANGTQVEIGTGTTELHRTRNIVINLAEDDTNFAGIVSQVVDFVPCDEKAKHVARERYKIYRHAGYQMQTVSIAELNKQS from the coding sequence ATGTCTATCGCCACTTTTTATCTCATCGAACCTAACAGCGCTGTAGATTCTAAGCTAGGTTTTCAACAGTACGTTTGCTACCTAATTAGACATTTTACTCGGCAAGGTGCGCGCATTTATCTCAATACCCAAGATAAGCCGCAAGCACAGCAGTGGGATGATGTTTTGTTTCAACTCGATAATGCTGATTTTATCGCACATAATCTTAGTGGCGAAGGGCCAGCTAATGGCACTCAAGTTGAAATAGGAACTGGCACAACTGAACTACATAGAACACGCAATATCGTCATTAATCTGGCGGAAGATGACACAAACTTTGCGGGAATAGTCTCTCAAGTGGTAGACTTCGTCCCTTGTGATGAAAAAGCGAAGCATGTTGCCCGAGAAAGATATAAAATCTATCGTCACGCAGGGTATCAAATGCAAACCGTATCCATTGCAGAACTGAACAAACAAAGCTGA
- the argF gene encoding ornithine carbamoyltransferase, producing the protein MAYNLRNRNFLKLLDFSQKEIQFLLDLAAELKKAKYAGTEQKRLLGKNIALIFEKSSTRTRCAFEVAAFDQGAQVSYLGPSGSQIGNKESMKDTARVLGRMYDGIEYRGFGQSIVEELGEHAGVPVWNGLTDEFHPTQILADFLTMQEHARGKQLHQISFAYLGDARNNMGNSLLVGAAKMGMDIRLVAPKAYWPEEELVAQCQQIAQATGASITLTEDVAAGVKGCDFLYTDVWVSMGEPAEAWEERIAIMKPYQVNMATIKATDNPHVKFMHCLPAFHDDQTTVGKEIAEKYGMQGLEVTDEVFESDYSIVFDEAENRMHTIKAVMVATLGH; encoded by the coding sequence ATGGCTTATAATCTAAGAAATAGAAATTTCCTAAAACTTTTGGACTTTAGTCAAAAGGAAATTCAGTTCTTGCTCGACCTTGCCGCCGAACTAAAAAAAGCAAAGTATGCTGGCACAGAGCAAAAGCGTTTACTGGGAAAAAACATTGCGCTGATCTTTGAAAAATCATCAACAAGAACACGTTGCGCATTTGAAGTGGCGGCTTTTGACCAAGGCGCACAAGTATCATACTTAGGCCCATCAGGCTCTCAGATTGGTAATAAAGAGTCCATGAAAGACACAGCCAGAGTGCTAGGACGCATGTACGATGGCATCGAGTATCGCGGCTTTGGTCAGTCGATTGTCGAAGAGCTAGGCGAGCATGCTGGCGTACCGGTTTGGAATGGTCTAACTGATGAATTCCACCCGACTCAAATACTGGCTGACTTCCTGACCATGCAAGAGCATGCGCGAGGCAAGCAACTGCATCAAATCAGCTTTGCCTACCTTGGCGATGCTCGTAACAACATGGGTAATTCTCTGCTGGTTGGCGCGGCTAAAATGGGCATGGATATTCGATTGGTCGCCCCTAAAGCATACTGGCCAGAAGAAGAGTTGGTCGCGCAATGTCAGCAAATTGCACAAGCAACGGGTGCTAGCATCACTCTTACCGAAGATGTTGCAGCTGGCGTTAAAGGTTGTGACTTCTTGTACACCGATGTTTGGGTTTCTATGGGAGAGCCAGCAGAAGCATGGGAAGAGCGCATTGCCATCATGAAGCCTTACCAAGTGAATATGGCAACCATCAAAGCTACCGACAATCCACATGTGAAATTCATGCACTGCCTACCGGCTTTTCATGATGACCAAACCACTGTGGGTAAAGAGATTGCCGAAAAATACGGTATGCAAGGTTTAGAAGTGACTGACGAAGTTTTTGAGTCAGACTACTCGATTGTTTTTGATGAAGCAGAAAACCGCATGCACACTATTAAGGCTGTAATGGTCGCAACTTTAGGTCACTAA